In Pseudomonadota bacterium, the following proteins share a genomic window:
- the gmd gene encoding GDP-mannose 4,6-dehydratase: MTNKRALITGVTGQDGAYLAEFLLEKGYEVHGVKRRASSFNTERVDHLYQDPHESDRRFILHYGDLTDSTNLIRVMQQVQPDEIYNLAAQSHVAVSFETPEYTANADAIGPLRILEGIRILGLAEKTRFYQASTSELFGKVQETPQTETTPFYPRSPYAVAKLYAYWITVNYREAYGLYACNGILFNHESPIRGETFVTRKITRALARIKLGLQDQLHLGNLDAKRDWGHARDYVEMQWLMLQQEQAEDFVIATGHQYSVREFVERAASHLGLTIAWEGEGLDERGIDTATGKPIVAVDPRYFRPTEVETLLGDPTKAKEKLGWAPRCSFAELVEEMVASDLERAERDELIKHHGYRPLDFRE; encoded by the coding sequence ATGACGAACAAGCGGGCGCTGATCACCGGCGTCACCGGACAGGACGGCGCCTACCTGGCCGAGTTTCTGCTGGAGAAAGGCTACGAAGTGCACGGCGTGAAACGCCGCGCCTCGTCCTTCAACACCGAACGGGTGGACCACCTCTATCAGGACCCCCACGAATCCGATCGCCGCTTCATCCTCCACTACGGCGACCTCACGGACTCCACCAACCTCATCCGCGTGATGCAGCAGGTGCAGCCCGATGAGATCTACAACCTGGCGGCCCAGAGCCACGTGGCCGTGTCCTTCGAGACGCCCGAGTACACCGCCAATGCCGACGCCATCGGCCCCCTGCGCATCCTCGAAGGCATCCGCATCTTAGGGCTGGCGGAGAAGACCCGCTTCTACCAGGCCTCCACCTCCGAGCTCTTCGGCAAGGTGCAGGAGACCCCCCAGACCGAGACCACGCCCTTCTACCCCCGCTCGCCCTACGCCGTGGCCAAGCTCTACGCCTATTGGATCACCGTGAACTACCGCGAGGCCTACGGGCTCTATGCGTGCAACGGCATCCTCTTCAACCACGAGTCGCCGATCCGCGGCGAGACCTTCGTCACCCGCAAGATCACCCGCGCCCTGGCCCGCATCAAGCTCGGCCTCCAGGACCAGCTTCACCTAGGGAATCTCGATGCCAAGCGCGACTGGGGCCACGCCCGCGATTACGTCGAGATGCAGTGGCTGATGCTGCAGCAGGAGCAGGCTGAGGACTTCGTCATCGCTACGGGTCATCAATACTCCGTGCGCGAGTTCGTCGAGCGTGCCGCCAGCCACCTGGGGCTCACCATCGCCTGGGAGGGCGAGGGCCTCGACGAGCGCGGCATCGACACGGCGACGGGTAAACCCATCGTCGCCGTCGACCCCCGCTACTTCCGCCCCACGGAGGTCGAGACCCTCCTCGGCGATCCCACCAAAGCTAAGGAAAAGCTTGGGTGGGCGCCGCGCTGCTCCTTCGCCGAGCTGGTGGAGGAGATGGTGGCTTCAGACCTCGAACGCGCCGAGCGCGACGAGCTGATCAAGCACCACGGCTACCGCCCCCTCGACTTTCGCGAGTAA
- a CDS encoding GDP-L-fucose synthase has product MATTPPAPATATSRIFVAGHRGLVGGAIVRRLEQAGCEALITRTRAELDLTDQRAVDLFFAGEQPEFVILAAARVGGIHANNTYPADFIRDNLVIQNNVIDAAHRHGAAKLLFLGSSCIYPKYAPQPMKEEYLLTGELEPTNEWYAIAKIAGIKMCQAYRRQHGFNAISLMPTNLYGPGDNFNLANSHVLPALIRKFHQAREAGEPTVTVWGTGTPRREFLHVDDLADACVHLMQQYNGEELVNVGVGEDVSIGELAALVGEVVGFEGDIVYDTSKPDGTPRKLLDVSRLHTLGWRAKISLREGVRSTYAWFCEHQSDFRD; this is encoded by the coding sequence ATGGCCACCACTCCCCCGGCTCCCGCCACCGCCACCTCGCGCATCTTCGTCGCAGGCCACCGCGGCCTCGTGGGCGGCGCCATCGTTCGGCGCCTCGAGCAAGCGGGCTGCGAGGCCCTGATCACCCGCACCCGCGCGGAGCTAGACCTCACGGACCAGCGCGCCGTGGACCTCTTCTTCGCCGGCGAACAGCCGGAGTTCGTGATCCTCGCGGCGGCGCGCGTGGGCGGCATCCACGCCAACAACACCTACCCGGCCGACTTCATACGCGACAATCTCGTGATCCAGAACAACGTGATCGACGCTGCCCACCGCCACGGCGCCGCCAAGCTGCTCTTCCTCGGCTCCTCGTGCATCTACCCCAAGTACGCACCGCAGCCGATGAAGGAGGAGTACCTGCTCACCGGCGAGCTGGAGCCGACCAACGAGTGGTACGCCATCGCCAAGATCGCAGGCATCAAGATGTGCCAGGCCTACCGTCGCCAGCACGGCTTCAACGCCATCTCCCTGATGCCGACCAACCTCTACGGCCCCGGCGACAACTTCAACCTCGCCAACTCCCACGTGCTGCCAGCGCTCATCCGCAAGTTCCACCAGGCGCGCGAAGCGGGCGAGCCGACCGTGACCGTGTGGGGCACGGGCACGCCGCGCCGCGAGTTCCTGCACGTGGACGACCTGGCCGACGCCTGCGTGCACCTCATGCAGCAGTACAACGGCGAGGAGCTGGTGAACGTGGGCGTGGGCGAGGACGTCTCGATCGGCGAACTGGCCGCCCTCGTGGGCGAGGTGGTGGGCTTTGAGGGGGATATCGTCTACGACACGAGCAAGCCCGACGGCACGCCGCGCAAGCTCCTCGACGTGAGCCGCCTGCACACGCTCGGCTGGCGCGCGAAAATCTCCCTGCGCGAGGGCGTGCGCAGCACCTACGCCTGGTTCTGCGAGCACCAGTCAGACTTCCGCGACTGA
- a CDS encoding glycosyltransferase, which yields MSDPDIAGEEDVLLLSPFFAPEPISTGRYNAHLARGLVAAGHRVRVICSHPLYPDWVATESNAEEAGMTIERGGARVRYPTSNVPRRLVLELWYAWHVARRLRARRHQGQHVLLVLPPVLFALPLLLLPRARQGRVIGVVHDLYGIMATSAGGGWRRGVAGLIGRVERAVLRRCDRLIALSGAMREALVERYGVPRERIDVAYPFETLGELPPPAQALAQEMPASQRHVVYSGALGEKQMPALLASVFAHLSAAAPDLVCHIFSAGPTFEALRIEHDRHPRLRFHPLVPEAQLAELYARSTLQVLPQAPGTGAGAFPSKLPNLIAAGVPVFALCDGDSEVAQVLREAEAGTSIAGEEAAAIAAALKIYLDQLTEEPRGTRRTRLAPYVDRHFRVQGLLAKLALGARGA from the coding sequence ATGAGCGATCCGGACATCGCAGGCGAGGAGGACGTGCTCCTCCTATCGCCCTTCTTCGCCCCCGAACCGATCTCCACCGGCAGGTACAACGCCCACCTCGCCCGCGGCCTGGTGGCAGCGGGTCACCGCGTGCGCGTCATCTGCTCCCACCCCCTCTACCCCGATTGGGTGGCCACCGAGAGCAACGCCGAAGAGGCGGGCATGACCATCGAACGGGGCGGTGCGCGCGTGCGCTACCCCACCTCGAACGTGCCGCGACGCCTGGTGCTGGAGCTCTGGTACGCCTGGCACGTGGCGCGGCGGCTGCGCGCACGACGCCACCAGGGGCAGCACGTCCTGCTCGTGCTGCCGCCCGTGCTCTTCGCCCTGCCGCTATTGCTGCTGCCGCGGGCCCGCCAAGGCCGTGTGATCGGCGTGGTGCACGACCTCTACGGCATCATGGCCACCTCCGCGGGCGGCGGCTGGCGGCGTGGCGTGGCCGGGTTGATCGGCCGTGTCGAACGCGCGGTGCTGCGCCGTTGCGATCGGCTCATCGCCCTGTCGGGCGCGATGCGCGAGGCCCTCGTCGAGCGCTACGGCGTGCCCCGCGAGCGCATCGACGTGGCCTACCCCTTCGAGACCCTGGGCGAGCTGCCGCCGCCGGCGCAGGCCCTGGCGCAGGAGATGCCCGCCTCGCAGCGGCACGTGGTGTATTCCGGGGCGCTGGGCGAGAAACAGATGCCTGCCCTCCTCGCCTCCGTCTTCGCCCACCTGAGCGCCGCGGCCCCGGACCTCGTGTGCCACATCTTCAGCGCGGGCCCGACCTTCGAGGCCCTGCGCATCGAGCACGACCGGCACCCGCGCCTGCGCTTCCACCCCTTGGTACCGGAGGCGCAGCTGGCCGAACTCTACGCGCGCTCGACCCTGCAGGTGCTGCCCCAGGCACCGGGCACGGGCGCGGGCGCGTTCCCCTCGAAGCTACCGAATCTCATCGCTGCCGGCGTGCCGGTGTTCGCCCTGTGCGATGGCGACAGCGAAGTGGCACAAGTGCTGCGCGAGGCCGAGGCCGGCACCTCGATCGCCGGCGAAGAGGCGGCCGCGATCGCCGCTGCCCTGAAGATTTACCTGGATCAGCTCACCGAGGAACCGCGGGGCACACGGCGCACCCGCCTCGCCCCCTACGTGGACCGGCACTTCCGCGTGCAGGGCCTCCTGGCCAAGCTCGCCCTAGGCGCCCGTGGCGCTTAG
- a CDS encoding ACT domain-containing protein, whose amino-acid sequence MSPTDFTDRGENSLSVILQSLDPALRHGEYVFCTFPDASYGDHADMEPIASCWEREGLTLVVPRDAADAKEIRYASTYRAVSFGVHSSLDSVGLTAVVTQRLAAKGISVNVIAGYFHDHLFVPTQSADAALAALHELSATGA is encoded by the coding sequence ATGTCACCCACCGACTTTACCGATCGCGGTGAGAACAGTCTCTCCGTCATCCTGCAGAGCCTCGACCCCGCCCTGCGCCACGGCGAGTACGTCTTCTGCACCTTTCCCGACGCGAGCTATGGTGACCACGCGGACATGGAACCCATCGCCTCCTGCTGGGAGCGCGAGGGCCTGACCCTCGTGGTGCCGCGCGACGCGGCCGACGCGAAGGAGATTCGCTACGCGAGCACCTACCGGGCCGTGAGCTTCGGGGTGCACTCGAGCCTCGATTCGGTGGGCCTCACGGCGGTGGTGACCCAGCGCCTGGCGGCCAAGGGCATCAGCGTGAACGTGATCGCGGGCTACTTCCACGATCACCTCTTCGTGCCCACGCAGAGCGCCGACGCCGCCCTCGCCGCGCTCCACGAGCTAAGCGCCACGGGCGCCTAG